In Haloterrigena turkmenica DSM 5511, a single genomic region encodes these proteins:
- a CDS encoding Cdc6/Cdc18 family protein codes for MELRERIARRRSARQDREILVDRDYLSPVVHPADPVGRGPVLEQLLDALEAVFDGELPPPIAVVGPAGAGTSAIVTAVFDALNQQLGESTRSIGTTTRAGQTGSSTWFVYVDGRRVESAFALYRTVLSVLSSDSVPESGVGTDDLRDRLQQQLARPDRHAVVAVDHHDEPETLAYERARELLEPVADSVSTVAVGREAPDELAAEHPTVTVPAYRDHELVEVVSDRASTGLAAGALDHESVRELAAWADGNAHDALAALFGAAVLASQDGSDRIASAHLERAKADVPDDCVHLDRVLSLSETRQRVLLDLVAIDADDRPIRDLATEIADRSSLTAGTVKRFLYELADRGVVDRVPLSATGSGRRPSALAVRFPTIAFRTLGPSLDETDGETDDEAADGDGTAPSS; via the coding sequence ATGGAGCTGCGGGAGCGCATCGCCCGGCGACGGTCGGCGCGGCAGGACCGTGAGATCCTCGTCGACCGGGACTACCTCAGCCCGGTGGTCCACCCCGCAGACCCGGTCGGTCGCGGCCCCGTCTTAGAACAGTTGCTCGACGCGCTCGAGGCGGTGTTCGACGGCGAGTTGCCGCCGCCGATCGCCGTCGTCGGCCCGGCGGGCGCGGGCACGTCCGCGATCGTCACCGCCGTCTTCGACGCGTTGAACCAGCAACTCGGCGAATCGACCCGGTCGATCGGCACGACGACCCGGGCGGGTCAGACCGGCTCCTCGACGTGGTTCGTCTACGTCGACGGCCGCCGCGTCGAGAGCGCCTTCGCCCTCTATCGGACCGTCCTCTCGGTGCTCTCGAGCGATTCCGTCCCCGAGAGCGGCGTCGGGACCGACGACCTCCGCGACCGGCTCCAGCAGCAACTCGCGCGGCCGGACCGCCACGCCGTCGTCGCGGTCGACCACCACGACGAGCCCGAGACGCTCGCCTACGAGCGGGCCCGCGAATTGCTCGAGCCCGTCGCCGACAGCGTCTCGACCGTCGCGGTCGGCCGGGAGGCCCCCGACGAACTGGCGGCCGAGCATCCGACCGTCACCGTCCCGGCCTACCGCGACCACGAACTCGTCGAGGTGGTCTCCGATCGGGCGTCGACGGGGCTCGCGGCCGGCGCGCTCGATCACGAGTCCGTCCGCGAGCTGGCGGCGTGGGCCGACGGGAACGCCCACGACGCGCTCGCGGCCCTGTTCGGCGCCGCCGTCCTCGCGAGCCAGGACGGGAGCGACCGGATCGCTTCGGCGCACCTCGAGCGGGCGAAAGCCGACGTTCCCGACGACTGCGTCCACCTCGATCGGGTGCTCTCGCTGTCCGAGACCCGCCAGCGCGTGCTGCTCGATCTCGTCGCCATCGACGCCGACGACCGTCCGATTCGAGACCTCGCGACCGAGATCGCCGACCGTTCGTCGCTGACCGCGGGCACCGTCAAACGGTTCCTCTACGAACTCGCCGACCGCGGCGTCGTCGACCGCGTCCCGCTCTCGGCGACCGGGAGCGGCCGACGCCCCAGCGCGCTCGCAGTGCGGTTCCCGACGATCGCGTTCCGGACGCTCGGACCGAGCCTCGACGAGACCGATGGCGAAACCGACGACGAGGCCGCGGACGGAGACGGGACCGCGCCCTCGTCCTGA
- a CDS encoding anaerobic glycerol-3-phosphate dehydrogenase subunit C — protein MSDAEQPTDDHVPGAEDEEFEPIQVFPEAEDMDLRPGADNCYKCSTCDTNCPVAEVDDEFPGPKFQGPEQWRLKRQDDHDVDDSVMKCSNCMRCDSACPSEVPLSQMHNTARGEYVEEQMDTFSREYLRNRILANYRRLAPLAAAFPRTANFVMGLSATKWLGEKVLGITSEREFPEFATETFREWWTKRGGAKVENPDKRIAYFHGCYSNYNTPEVAKALVRVYEHFGYEIMVPDQSCSGTPMFANGMLEDARRAAETNVRELAAALEDGADIVASCSSCSMSLRQEYPELFDFENTESVAENTWDAVEYLRVHEDLEGELEGTSVDGEDFAYHAPCHSRNQGLDGQTIELMNAIDGIEAHDVGDSCSGISGTYGWKEENYETSMKIGEEMFEHMDAADAQTGLTECPTCSMQMEHGTGYEIKHTLEVLEAALVGTDSAVSGRREAG, from the coding sequence ATGAGCGACGCAGAGCAACCGACCGACGATCACGTACCGGGCGCCGAAGACGAGGAGTTCGAACCCATCCAGGTGTTCCCCGAGGCCGAAGACATGGACCTTCGGCCTGGGGCGGACAACTGCTACAAGTGCTCGACCTGCGACACCAACTGCCCCGTCGCCGAGGTCGACGACGAGTTCCCCGGCCCGAAGTTCCAGGGCCCCGAGCAGTGGCGGCTCAAGCGCCAGGACGACCACGACGTCGACGACTCGGTGATGAAGTGTTCGAACTGCATGCGCTGTGACAGCGCTTGCCCCTCCGAGGTGCCCCTCTCTCAGATGCACAACACGGCCCGCGGGGAGTACGTCGAGGAGCAGATGGACACATTCTCTCGAGAGTACCTCCGCAATCGCATCCTCGCGAACTACCGCCGACTCGCGCCGCTGGCGGCGGCGTTCCCCCGCACGGCGAACTTCGTGATGGGGCTGTCCGCCACGAAGTGGCTGGGCGAGAAGGTGCTGGGGATCACGAGTGAGCGGGAGTTCCCCGAGTTCGCGACCGAGACGTTCCGCGAGTGGTGGACGAAGCGAGGCGGAGCGAAGGTCGAAAACCCGGACAAGCGGATCGCCTACTTCCACGGCTGCTACTCGAACTACAACACGCCCGAGGTTGCGAAGGCGCTCGTCCGCGTCTACGAGCACTTCGGCTACGAGATCATGGTGCCCGACCAGTCCTGCTCGGGGACGCCGATGTTCGCCAACGGCATGCTCGAGGACGCACGGCGGGCCGCCGAGACCAACGTCCGCGAACTCGCCGCGGCGCTGGAGGACGGCGCCGATATCGTCGCCTCCTGTAGCTCCTGTTCGATGTCGCTGCGTCAGGAGTACCCCGAACTGTTCGATTTCGAGAACACCGAGTCGGTAGCCGAGAACACCTGGGACGCCGTCGAGTATCTCCGGGTTCACGAGGACCTCGAGGGCGAACTCGAGGGGACCAGCGTCGACGGCGAGGACTTCGCCTATCACGCACCGTGTCATTCACGTAACCAGGGACTCGACGGACAGACGATCGAACTGATGAACGCGATCGACGGCATCGAGGCCCATGACGTCGGCGACTCCTGTTCGGGGATCTCCGGCACCTACGGCTGGAAGGAGGAGAACTACGAGACGTCGATGAAGATCGGCGAGGAGATGTTCGAACATATGGACGCGGCTGACGCGCAGACCGGACTGACCGAGTGTCCGACCTGCTCGATGCAGATGGAACACGGCACCGGCTACGAGATCAAACACACGCTCGAGGTCCTCGAGGCGGCGCTGGTCGGGACCGACTCGGCCGTGAGCGGGCGCCGGGAGGCCGGGTAG